A window from Posidoniimonas polymericola encodes these proteins:
- a CDS encoding DUF1559 domain-containing protein, translated as MRPSSDRARPGFTLVELLVVIAIIGVLMALLLPAVQSAREAARRISCTNKLKNLGLAAHNHHDSAGHFPVSQGMARGFDGAEGDGPAAGWITQLLPQLEQQALHDQFKDGGAFEGLFNPGLIVRGGGPGQNGLASKNNGISVPELMKSQLEMLACPSDGEAQQLSDKQYGWVNWPVAVTSYKGVLGDTVVGESDGTTFTNANSQFPSGNYDKPAPAGFGTTARDCHRDTRCRGIFFRQSWRKPVSMSKVSDGTSNTMLFGEDVPKYNFHSAAFYADGDWCSCNTPINNLMNLPPESVDSAFWWDQRGFRSLHPGGANFCAVDGSVKFLTDGVDNTLYRTSCTRNGEEVINETL; from the coding sequence ATGCGACCCTCATCGGACCGGGCCCGGCCCGGCTTCACGCTGGTCGAGCTGCTCGTCGTGATCGCCATCATCGGCGTGCTGATGGCGCTGTTGCTGCCCGCGGTGCAGTCCGCCCGCGAGGCGGCGCGGCGGATCAGCTGCACCAACAAGCTAAAGAACCTGGGACTGGCGGCGCACAACCACCATGATTCAGCCGGGCACTTCCCAGTGAGTCAAGGGATGGCCAGGGGCTTCGACGGCGCTGAGGGCGACGGCCCCGCCGCTGGCTGGATCACGCAGCTCCTGCCGCAGCTAGAGCAGCAGGCCCTGCACGATCAATTCAAGGACGGCGGCGCGTTTGAGGGCCTGTTCAATCCAGGCTTAATCGTGCGCGGCGGCGGGCCCGGCCAGAACGGTCTGGCTTCAAAAAACAACGGCATCTCCGTGCCAGAGTTGATGAAGTCGCAGCTCGAAATGCTCGCCTGCCCGTCCGACGGCGAGGCGCAGCAGCTCTCGGACAAGCAGTACGGCTGGGTAAATTGGCCGGTCGCGGTGACGAGCTACAAGGGTGTGCTCGGCGACACCGTCGTCGGTGAGTCGGACGGCACCACGTTCACGAACGCCAATTCTCAGTTCCCCAGCGGCAACTACGACAAGCCCGCGCCAGCAGGCTTCGGCACGACCGCCCGCGACTGCCACCGGGACACCCGCTGCCGCGGCATCTTCTTCCGCCAGTCGTGGCGTAAGCCGGTCAGCATGAGTAAGGTCTCCGACGGCACGAGCAACACGATGCTCTTCGGCGAGGACGTTCCGAAGTACAACTTCCACTCGGCCGCTTTCTATGCGGACGGCGACTGGTGCAGCTGCAATACGCCGATCAACAACCTGATGAACCTGCCGCCCGAGTCGGTCGACTCGGCCTTCTGGTGGGATCAGCGTGGGTTCCGCAGCCTCCACCCGGGCGGCGCCAACTTCTGCGCGGTCGACGGCTCCGTCAAATTCTTGACCGACGGCGTCGACAACACCCTGTACCGAACCAGCTGCACCCGCAACGGCGAGGAGGTCATCAATGAGACGCTCTAG
- a CDS encoding glycoside hydrolase family 16 protein, producing the protein MPTTAADASDRNWELVWSDDFDKLDETKWTLVDTNVPTNNSQQDYLPSQASVQDGRLVLLSENISSRDLPYRSGQVISKPEWKHGRWEVRAKLPATRGMWPAIWLLPDVEKYPWPSGGEIDIMENRGNEPTLTSSAFHYGSQTPYKHDFVFDEHQARRNGELVDYTAGFHIYAAEWDERSVRYYVDGVNYFTVYDHDVNGFLSQRVTPMQLVLNTAIGGGFLPDPDDSTVWPQRFEIDWVRVYRATEHQARPALQNGGFDADGGSLAGWSTFGVDLRDNPNVVAAPGLGVDGSSALKMFGVFQGGTTYSGVAQGIDVAVGAPVRASLKTYIDAADSITGTANVVEMKIEFYRVFGGKFDSSDLVGVQKLVVADKDAENNKWRRHVLEAIAPAEAVEARVAIVFEQPALDAGAVIIDEVELTTGREPGE; encoded by the coding sequence ATGCCGACCACCGCCGCTGACGCCTCGGACCGCAACTGGGAGCTCGTCTGGTCGGATGATTTCGACAAGCTTGACGAGACCAAGTGGACGCTAGTCGACACCAACGTTCCGACCAACAACTCACAGCAGGACTACCTGCCAAGCCAAGCGAGTGTGCAGGACGGACGCCTGGTCCTGCTGTCGGAGAACATTTCCTCGCGTGACCTGCCCTACCGTTCAGGGCAGGTAATCTCCAAGCCCGAGTGGAAGCACGGCCGCTGGGAAGTGCGGGCCAAGCTGCCGGCCACTCGAGGGATGTGGCCCGCTATCTGGCTGCTCCCGGATGTCGAGAAGTACCCGTGGCCGAGCGGCGGGGAGATCGACATCATGGAAAACCGTGGCAACGAGCCGACGCTCACCAGCAGCGCGTTCCACTACGGGTCACAGACGCCCTACAAGCACGACTTCGTGTTCGACGAGCACCAGGCCCGCCGCAACGGCGAGCTGGTCGACTACACCGCCGGCTTCCACATCTACGCCGCCGAGTGGGATGAACGCTCGGTGCGGTACTACGTCGACGGCGTCAACTACTTCACGGTCTACGATCACGATGTCAACGGATTCTTGTCGCAGCGGGTCACGCCGATGCAGCTCGTGCTCAACACGGCGATCGGCGGCGGCTTCTTGCCAGATCCCGACGACTCGACGGTCTGGCCTCAACGCTTCGAGATCGACTGGGTGCGGGTCTACCGCGCCACGGAGCACCAGGCGCGGCCGGCGCTGCAGAACGGCGGCTTCGACGCCGACGGCGGCTCGCTAGCCGGCTGGTCCACTTTTGGCGTCGACCTGCGGGACAACCCAAACGTGGTCGCGGCGCCTGGGCTGGGCGTCGACGGCTCCTCGGCGCTCAAGATGTTCGGCGTCTTTCAGGGGGGGACGACCTACTCCGGGGTCGCCCAGGGAATTGACGTCGCCGTGGGAGCGCCCGTCCGTGCCTCGCTAAAGACCTACATCGACGCGGCCGACAGCATCACGGGCACAGCGAATGTTGTTGAGATGAAGATCGAGTTCTACCGCGTTTTCGGCGGCAAATTTGACTCTTCCGACCTGGTCGGCGTCCAGAAGCTTGTCGTCGCCGACAAGGATGCCGAGAATAACAAGTGGCGGCGGCACGTCCTCGAGGCCATTGCTCCTGCCGAAGCTGTTGAAGCCCGGGTCGCAATTGTGTTCGAGCAGCCCGCGCTGGACGCCGGCGCCGTCATCATTGACGAGGTCGAACTGACCACCGGCCGCGAACCTGGTGAGTAA
- a CDS encoding family 16 glycosylhydrolase, which produces MNPRFWTAAAVALLLLVFANVAPAVVVPDVSGWRLVWHDEFEGSALDQTKWEALDRRDSHNNEKQYYHPDQVVVADGLLQITAIDQPRAGKQYQSGLLVSRQIFGPGRFEARVDLPTSQGMWPAFWLNANHVAWPQGGEIDILENRGSQPNLTSSAYHWQTDPGPCCGQHQYVYDEYTAADAGAPVDFHTGFHTFAAEWDETLLRFFVDGDLYFTVTETPNRPIFETAKNIIVNLAVGGDFGGDPNQTTIWPQTMYVDYVRYWNRMYPSELAGDYNNDGAVDAADYTIWRSTTGDQGIGLAADGSGNGAVGTSDYQAWRQNYQGASTGVAGASVPAPTGAAFTLVLSVAGLWRRRR; this is translated from the coding sequence TTGAATCCTCGCTTCTGGACTGCCGCGGCAGTCGCCCTCCTGCTTCTGGTGTTTGCCAACGTGGCGCCCGCGGTCGTTGTGCCCGACGTGAGCGGCTGGCGGCTTGTCTGGCACGACGAGTTCGAGGGATCGGCCCTCGACCAGACCAAGTGGGAGGCACTCGACCGCCGCGACAGCCACAACAACGAGAAGCAGTACTACCACCCCGACCAGGTTGTGGTGGCAGACGGCCTGCTGCAGATCACGGCAATCGATCAACCGAGGGCCGGCAAGCAGTACCAGTCGGGACTCCTCGTATCCCGGCAGATCTTTGGACCGGGGCGGTTTGAGGCGCGGGTCGACCTGCCGACTTCTCAGGGCATGTGGCCGGCGTTTTGGCTGAACGCCAATCATGTCGCCTGGCCGCAGGGCGGCGAGATCGACATCCTCGAGAACCGGGGCAGCCAACCCAACCTAACCAGCAGTGCGTACCACTGGCAGACCGACCCAGGGCCCTGCTGTGGGCAACACCAGTACGTCTACGACGAGTACACCGCGGCCGACGCGGGGGCCCCGGTCGACTTCCACACGGGGTTCCACACCTTCGCCGCAGAATGGGACGAGACGCTGCTGCGTTTCTTCGTCGATGGGGATTTGTACTTCACTGTCACCGAAACGCCCAATCGCCCAATCTTCGAAACCGCCAAGAATATTATCGTGAACTTGGCGGTCGGCGGCGACTTCGGCGGCGACCCCAATCAAACGACCATATGGCCGCAGACGATGTACGTCGACTACGTCCGGTACTGGAACCGCATGTACCCGTCAGAGTTAGCCGGCGACTACAACAACGACGGCGCGGTAGATGCTGCCGACTACACGATTTGGCGTAGCACAACCGGCGATCAGGGCATCGGGCTGGCCGCCGATGGCTCTGGCAACGGCGCGGTCGGCACGTCGGACTATCAGGCGTGGCGGCAAAACTATCAGGGGGCCAGCACCGGCGTCGCTGGCGCGAGCGTTCCGGCGCCAACCGGCGCCGCGTTTACACTCGTTTTATCAGTCGCCGGTCTCTGGCGCCGTCGCCGATAG
- a CDS encoding RNA polymerase sigma factor — MTDSQLIIAARRGDSQAWRELYTRWMPWVWRCAYALVQDAHAAEDVTSEAMTAWVRNFHTTGTDAPQAAAWLRSVVRHKCADHHRRGARFRKAAEGVAQTLEWDAVERPSDNLSHCERRDQVEQAMATLKQRHRLVLEWKYAEGMSVRQIAERLGATEKSVEASLYRARREFRQAYLELEPSEPDGLEPLASAWPLKNENDALSSPDAKGGRE, encoded by the coding sequence TTGACTGACAGCCAACTGATTATTGCCGCCAGGCGGGGCGACAGCCAAGCCTGGCGAGAGCTCTACACACGGTGGATGCCGTGGGTGTGGCGGTGCGCGTACGCGCTGGTTCAGGACGCCCATGCCGCCGAGGACGTTACCAGCGAGGCGATGACCGCCTGGGTCAGGAACTTCCACACGACCGGGACCGACGCCCCCCAGGCGGCCGCCTGGCTGCGGAGCGTCGTCCGCCACAAGTGCGCCGACCACCACCGCCGCGGCGCCCGCTTCCGCAAGGCGGCCGAAGGGGTGGCGCAAACATTGGAGTGGGACGCCGTCGAGCGGCCCAGCGACAACCTCTCGCATTGCGAACGCCGCGATCAGGTCGAGCAGGCGATGGCGACACTGAAGCAACGCCACCGGCTGGTGCTGGAGTGGAAGTACGCCGAGGGGATGAGCGTGCGGCAGATCGCCGAGCGACTGGGAGCCACCGAGAAGTCGGTAGAAGCTTCGCTGTACCGGGCGCGACGGGAGTTCCGGCAGGCGTATCTCGAGCTAGAACCTAGCGAACCAGACGGGCTCGAGCCGCTCGCGTCGGCTTGGCCGCTGAAAAACGAAAATGACGCCCTATCCTCCCCAGACGCGAAGGGGGGCCGAGAGTGA
- a CDS encoding metal-dependent hydrolase — translation MTAHLTWFGHSTWLLELDSHKILIDPFLNDNPKAPIEADQAEADFIVVSHGHFDHVQDAVSIAQRTDAVVMANFEVGNWLKAQGVAEDKVIGMNPGGGVSQPFGHLKLTIAHHSSSMPDGSYGGVACGLLFESGGKRLYFACDTALFVDMKLIAAGGLDLAVLPIGDLFTMGPADAVEATRMLAPKRVAPCHYDTWPPIAQDAAAWADQVRRNTGSEPLVPVVGERFAV, via the coding sequence ATGACTGCCCACCTGACGTGGTTCGGCCACAGCACTTGGCTGCTCGAGCTCGATTCTCACAAGATCCTGATCGACCCGTTCCTGAACGACAACCCAAAGGCGCCGATCGAGGCCGACCAGGCCGAGGCCGACTTCATCGTGGTGTCGCACGGGCACTTTGACCACGTGCAAGACGCGGTGTCGATCGCCCAGCGGACCGACGCGGTTGTGATGGCAAACTTTGAGGTCGGCAATTGGCTCAAGGCCCAGGGCGTCGCCGAAGACAAGGTGATCGGCATGAACCCCGGCGGCGGCGTTAGCCAGCCGTTCGGGCACCTGAAGCTCACCATTGCGCACCACTCTAGCAGCATGCCCGACGGAAGCTACGGCGGGGTGGCGTGTGGTTTGCTGTTCGAGTCGGGCGGAAAGCGGCTGTACTTTGCCTGCGACACCGCGCTATTCGTAGACATGAAACTGATCGCGGCGGGGGGCCTCGACCTGGCCGTGCTGCCGATCGGCGATCTATTCACGATGGGCCCCGCCGACGCGGTCGAGGCGACCCGGATGCTGGCCCCGAAGCGGGTGGCGCCGTGCCACTACGACACCTGGCCTCCGATTGCCCAGGACGCAGCGGCGTGGGCGGACCAGGTCCGCCGCAACACCGGTTCCGAGCCGCTTGTGCCCGTGGTTGGCGAACGCTTCGCCGTCTGA
- a CDS encoding Rieske (2Fe-2S) protein, which yields MYHTVAKTSDIAPGQGGTYQVGDRRVAVFNKGGEFFAIDDHCPHQGASLGAGYLDDDGAVSCPWHAWRFCVTDGKWCDNPRLGVDTFEVRVVGDDVQVRERAKDEA from the coding sequence ATGTACCACACGGTAGCCAAGACGTCCGACATCGCCCCCGGCCAAGGGGGAACCTACCAGGTCGGCGACCGTCGCGTCGCGGTGTTCAACAAAGGGGGCGAGTTCTTCGCCATCGACGACCACTGCCCCCACCAGGGCGCGTCACTCGGGGCCGGCTACCTTGACGATGACGGCGCGGTGTCGTGCCCGTGGCACGCCTGGCGGTTCTGCGTCACCGACGGCAAGTGGTGTGACAACCCACGGCTGGGGGTCGACACGTTCGAGGTCCGTGTCGTGGGCGACGACGTCCAGGTTCGTGAGCGCGCCAAAGACGAGGCGTAA
- a CDS encoding Na+/H+ antiporter NhaC family protein, whose translation MQDHPYGWLSIVPPLATVAVALLTRRVLVSLLLGIAAGALITSGGAPLPAVYHFFETHLWSTLIDPGKLRVLCFTLLMGAMIGVLNAGGGMRGLVELLTPLINSTRRCEVVTWFLGLVVFFDDYTNTLLLGNTMRATFDRLKLSREKLAYIVDSTAAPVACLAPFSVWVLFELECIQDGINNIDPSIAARPAAMDLFIACLPYRFYVILALALVLLVALLRRDIGPMVKAERHARLGDPTKGTPVDDAPPIDQPATHWSNALGPILVTLAVVIALILVGGRAALSPGDQSAEQAAELVDEPAPQAAAGPSLIEIVGAADASVALMYGALVGLFAAAALLLVRGVLTTPQIQAAAFNGVRMVLPALAILWFAGTMSRMTGNRGAEGQTQTVAYEFQDYRLYTGDYLKELLPQGDETGAGSTTALLPSVVFLLACLVAFATGTSFGTMGILLPFVVPVSVATIAVDGVFDPHHPLLLASIGSVLAGAIFGDHCSPISDTTILSSQASGCDHMAHVVTQMPYAISAGLVSAVGVAAVGYGAGVWLVLPAQVAGLVVILLVFGQRVEDAAQVPG comes from the coding sequence ATGCAAGATCACCCCTATGGCTGGCTGAGTATCGTTCCCCCGCTAGCGACGGTCGCCGTCGCGTTGCTGACCCGGCGGGTGCTGGTGTCGCTGCTGCTTGGGATCGCCGCGGGGGCGTTGATCACGTCAGGCGGCGCCCCGCTGCCGGCCGTTTACCACTTCTTTGAGACCCACCTGTGGTCCACCCTGATCGACCCCGGCAAGCTGCGCGTGCTCTGCTTCACGCTGCTGATGGGCGCGATGATCGGCGTGCTCAACGCCGGCGGAGGTATGCGTGGACTCGTCGAGCTGCTGACGCCGCTGATCAATTCTACCCGCCGGTGCGAGGTGGTGACCTGGTTCCTGGGACTGGTGGTGTTCTTTGACGACTACACAAACACACTGCTGCTGGGCAACACGATGCGGGCCACGTTCGACCGGCTTAAGCTGTCGCGGGAGAAGCTCGCCTACATTGTCGACTCGACCGCGGCGCCGGTCGCCTGCCTGGCGCCGTTCTCAGTGTGGGTGCTGTTTGAGCTCGAGTGTATCCAGGACGGCATCAACAATATCGACCCGTCCATCGCCGCCCGCCCCGCCGCGATGGACCTGTTTATTGCCTGCCTGCCCTACCGGTTCTACGTCATCTTGGCGTTGGCGTTGGTGCTGCTCGTGGCGCTGCTGCGACGCGACATCGGCCCGATGGTCAAGGCCGAACGCCACGCGCGGCTCGGCGACCCAACCAAGGGCACTCCGGTTGACGACGCGCCGCCCATCGACCAGCCGGCGACGCACTGGTCGAACGCGTTGGGTCCAATCCTGGTGACCCTGGCGGTAGTGATCGCGCTGATCTTGGTCGGCGGCAGAGCGGCCTTGTCGCCCGGCGATCAGTCGGCCGAGCAGGCCGCGGAGCTCGTTGACGAGCCGGCCCCTCAGGCCGCGGCCGGGCCGTCGTTGATCGAGATTGTTGGCGCCGCCGACGCGTCGGTCGCCCTGATGTACGGGGCGTTGGTCGGGCTGTTTGCGGCCGCGGCGTTGTTGCTGGTACGGGGAGTGCTGACCACGCCGCAGATTCAGGCCGCCGCCTTCAACGGCGTCCGCATGGTCCTGCCGGCGTTGGCGATCCTGTGGTTCGCGGGCACGATGTCGCGGATGACCGGCAACCGGGGCGCCGAAGGGCAGACCCAAACCGTGGCCTACGAGTTTCAGGACTACCGACTGTACACCGGCGACTACCTCAAGGAGCTGCTGCCGCAGGGGGACGAAACCGGCGCCGGCAGCACGACCGCGCTGCTGCCGAGTGTGGTGTTCCTGCTCGCCTGCCTGGTGGCGTTCGCCACGGGCACCAGCTTCGGCACGATGGGAATCCTGCTGCCATTCGTGGTTCCGGTCTCGGTGGCGACCATCGCCGTAGACGGGGTCTTCGACCCGCACCACCCGCTGCTGCTCGCCTCGATCGGCAGCGTGCTGGCGGGCGCCATTTTTGGTGACCACTGCTCGCCGATCTCGGACACCACAATTCTGTCGTCTCAGGCGAGCGGCTGCGACCACATGGCGCACGTCGTGACGCAGATGCCCTACGCCATATCTGCCGGACTGGTCAGCGCGGTCGGGGTTGCGGCGGTCGGCTACGGAGCCGGCGTCTGGCTGGTGCTGCCGGCTCAGGTAGCCGGGCTGGTAGTTATTTTGCTGGTGTTCGGGCAGCGGGTCGAGGACGCCGCGCAGGTCCCAGGCTGA
- a CDS encoding formylmethanofuran dehydrogenase subunit C, with product MLSLTLKSPPTVPVDAEGLLPGREDATPLAERTVLAGGVPTPAGELFTIRGNPRDLEWRFEGDLSRVRHLGAGLRAGRIVIDGDVGRHCGAALRGGEIVVHGDAGDWLGAEMRGGEIHVRGSAGNCVGGGYTGSKFGMRGGAIVVDGPVGNYAGRQMRRGVLIAVGGCGDLPGFRMRAGSLLVLGRCGANPGLEMLRGTLGLFGGGAPPATFSPACTISPPTLTLLRREVRRRAGGEAADAVPATVTLHNGDLLRGGRGELLTLTN from the coding sequence ATGCTCTCGCTGACGCTCAAGTCCCCGCCGACCGTGCCCGTGGACGCCGAGGGGTTGCTGCCCGGCCGGGAAGACGCCACGCCGCTGGCGGAGCGAACCGTGCTGGCGGGCGGCGTCCCGACGCCGGCTGGCGAGCTGTTCACGATCCGTGGCAATCCCCGCGACCTTGAGTGGCGGTTCGAGGGCGACCTCTCGCGCGTGCGTCACCTCGGCGCCGGGTTGCGGGCCGGGCGGATCGTCATCGACGGCGACGTCGGCCGGCACTGCGGCGCGGCCCTGCGGGGTGGCGAGATTGTCGTTCACGGCGACGCGGGGGATTGGCTCGGCGCCGAGATGCGCGGCGGCGAGATACACGTGCGCGGCTCCGCGGGCAATTGCGTCGGGGGCGGGTATACTGGCTCCAAATTCGGAATGCGGGGCGGGGCGATTGTGGTCGACGGGCCGGTTGGCAACTACGCCGGCCGGCAGATGCGGCGGGGAGTGCTGATCGCTGTCGGCGGCTGCGGCGACTTGCCCGGCTTCCGGATGCGGGCCGGGTCGCTGCTGGTGCTGGGCCGATGCGGCGCCAACCCGGGGCTGGAGATGCTGCGGGGGACCCTCGGCCTGTTCGGCGGAGGCGCCCCGCCAGCGACCTTCAGCCCCGCCTGCACGATCAGCCCGCCGACGCTCACACTGCTGCGCCGGGAGGTCCGGCGTCGGGCCGGCGGCGAGGCGGCCGACGCGGTGCCGGCGACCGTCACGCTGCACAACGGCGACCTGCTGCGTGGCGGACGTGGCGAATTGCTGACGCTCACAAACTAA